The following proteins are co-located in the Poecile atricapillus isolate bPoeAtr1 chromosome 2, bPoeAtr1.hap1, whole genome shotgun sequence genome:
- the LOC131575514 gene encoding inositol 1,4,5-trisphosphate receptor-interacting protein-like 1 → MDTWVLWFLLLQSIVHYPQPVGDDLDEATRLLMEERARFQERERILLELEVEQLALMQSGPSWGDLLWSALQAWQVWAFVGLLLLLLPLWFMWRKRRREAEVSGEREKESEEEDEARSYNLAWLLEERIQWPAQDLQAGCDRTTAMMEKLLSALRRSLVGTFFPVLHQAIGFGSAFEGWTESGEESVYHVLVPLTAPSGHIFRLERDTDWLRPGRNFRVRVELVCSCPRGQEGVNMMCFRHHPDVIGMLTEQPNLLDMLCTGSYLDVEKTVYFFYRLLGVSWQRLPESRSWHLALHCSQRFCHLRLSNGQESFQVQVMLGLQRFTSDIFISSRPRGAHTPSTVWPETYSMAETKFFRHMARQLPQDSSHLKCLQLLAAAFQECKGFSIHSIKTIIMHQLNTVPLSQWHSRYFLLQLSDVLEQLRLALQKKHLQHFIVGNQRLPEEIRLPRDVRTARPSNLFHSLWQDQAAHSQAMQAYLDLRHRLARLLAYGHC, encoded by the coding sequence ATGGATACCTGGGTATTGTGGTTCTTGCTCTTGCAAAGCATAGTCCACTACCCACAGCCCGTGGGGGACGATTTGGACGAGGCGACGCGTCTGCTCATGGAGGAGCGTGCAAGATTCCAGGAACGCGAGAGgattctgctggagctggaggtggaGCAGCTCGCCCTGATGCAGAGTGGCCCATCCTGGGGAGACCTGCTCTGGTCTGCCTTGCAGGCCTGGCAGGTCTGGGCATTTGTCGGGCTCTTGCTTCTTCTCTTGCCCCTATGGTTTATGTGGAGGAAGAGAAGGCGTGAGGCAGAGGTCAGCGGCGAGCGGGAGAAGGAGAGCGAGGAAGAGGACGAGGCACGGTCATACAATCTGGCATGGCTTCTGGAGGAGCGCATACAGTGGCCTGCACAGGACCTGCAGGCAGGCTGCGACAGGACAACGGCCATGATGGAGAAATTGCTAAGTGCCCTCAGGCGTTCCTTGGTTGGGACTTTCTTCCCGGTGCTGCACCAAGCCATTGGTTTTGGCAGTGCCTTTGAAGGCTGGACTGAGAGCGGGGAGGAAAGCGTGTACCATGTGCTTGTACCCCTGACTGCTCCCTCAGGCCACATCTTCCGCCTGGAGCGTGACACTGACTGGCTGAGGCCCGGCAGGAACTTCCGCGTCCGCGTGGAGCTGGTGTGCAGCTGCCCGAGGGGGCAGGAGGGTGTGAACATGATGTGCTTCCGCCACCACCCTGACGTGATTGGCATGCTAACTGAGCAGCCCAACCTCCTAGACATGCTGTGCACCGGCTCCTACCTTGACGTGGAGAAAACGGTCTACTTCTTCTACAGACTGCTGGGAGTAAGCTGGCAGCGTTTGCCTGAGTCACGCAGTTGGCATTTAGCGCTGCACTGCTCCCAACGCTTCTGCCACCTCAGGCTGTCCAACGGCCAGGAAAGCTTCCAGGTTCAAGTGATGCTTGGGCTACAGCGATTTACCTCGGACATCTTTATCAGCAGCCGGCCTCGAGGGGCCCACACCCCAAGCACAGTGTGGCCTGAGACCTACAGCATGGCAGAGACAAAGTTCTTCAGGCACATGGCCAGGCAGCTCCCTCAGGACAGCTCGCACCTCAAAtgcctgcagctccttgctgcagCTTTTCAGGAGTGCAAGGGCTTCTCCATCCATTCCATCAAGACCATCATCATGCACCAGCTGAACACCGTACCGCTCTCACAGTGGCACAGCAGGTATTTCCTGCTTCAGCTGTCCGatgtcctggagcagctgcgcTTAGCTCTGCAAAAGAAACACCTGCAGCATTTTATTGTGGGCAACCAGAGGCTTCCAGAGGAGATCAGGTTGCCCCGTGACGTACGAACGGCTAGGCCATCCAACCTCTTCCACAGCCTGTGGCAGGATCAGGCTGCCCACTCCCAGGCCATGCAAGCCTACCTTGATCTGCGCCATCGCCTGGCGAGGTTGCTGGCCTATGGCCACTGTTAG